AGCGGGTGGGGGAGGTGTGGGTCATGTGGCGTGTCCTCTCGAAGGGGTTCGGCGGGGAACCTCTGGATTTAGAAGGCGATGAAGAAGGCAGGAGATTCAGAGGTGTGCGGAGCCCGAAGTCTTCATCAGACATTCAGCGGTCCTGGGCAGCACCTTAACCAAAGCTTATGAACGCTTTATGTACGGTCTCAAGCGGAATTTCTTACGTGTGAGTGAAGATGAGGAAGGGCCGGGGACCAAATACAACGTCTGTTTCTAGAAGAACGCCTGAGCCCTCGACCTGTGCCTCTCAACGCTCTCATGCACGCCGTCTCATGACCGCTGTTGAGCTGCAAAATGGGTCATGCGAGAAAATGCCGTCGTCATCACTAGAAAGGATGATGGCCGTCTCCACGCCCTGTCTAGGCAAGTGAATGCTGACGGCATGCTCACCTACAGTCGAGCAGTGTAGAGAAGGGTGGTTTTTCACACCCACTGCTCTGGACAGCGGCGGTCGTCAGCATGGGATCAGCCACCTGTGCAGTCACCCCTCCGCTGACACGATCTGGCCCTGAGCGCGCGGTGTGGCAGCGCTCTCCGGCTGAATGTGGGGGAGGCGTGTCCCCCGTCACAGCGCCATCAAAGCACCACTTTTCTGGCGCCGTTTACGATTCCTTAGCGAGTTCCACCGCACTCTGAACCCGTTACCGTGGGCACAGAAGGCCCGTTCGAGCTTCAGACCTGATTCACGTGAGGAGTTTCAAGATGCAGGCCACCAGCAATCCCACCCTTCTGCGGCAGACCGTGCTTGGCCTCAACCGGCGTGACGTTGGGCCGTGGAAACTCTGGCGGATCCTCAATGGCTGCGCGGTTGCGGGCGGCGATGTCGTCGCCATCCTGCTCGCGGGAATGCTGGTGTCGGTCGTCAGCGGACACGCAATGCTCGCTCCGCTCGACTCCGGGTGGCTGACCCTCATCGTGGTGGTGTGGCTGCTGGGTGCCAGCGTGCTGCACCTGCTGCCGGACTGGGGCATGTCGCCCCCCACCCAGCTTGAGCGGCTGTCCAAGCTGATGGGCGTCGTGTTCGTCACCACGGCCGCCGCGATGTATATCAGTCATGACACCCCGATGACCTTCCACCTGCTGCTGCTGGCGTCCCTGCCACTCGCCCTGGTGCTGATCGTCCTGACCCGCTCGATGCTGAAGTCCGCGCTGATCCGCTGGAACGTGTGGGGTGTGCCGGTCGTCGTGTACGGCGGCGCCGTGACGGGCAGCATGGTGATCGACGCGCTGCGCGCCAATCCCGGCTACGGCTACCGTCCGGTCGCGATCTTCGACGACAACGCCGCGCTCGAGGGCACCGCCATCCACTCCGTGCCGGTGGTGGGCGGCACCGGCAGCACGCTGGACGTGCCAGTGGCGATCCTGGCCATGCCCGGCATGCAGCGCCAGCGCCTCGTCGAGATGCTCGAAGGCCCGCTGGCGACCTACCCCAAAGTCATCCTGATCCCGGACCTGTTCGAGGTCGAGAGCATGTGGGCACAGACCCGCGACTTCGGCGGCGTGATGGGACTGGAGATCGCCCGCAACCTCCTCAACGGGTCTGCGCAGATGGTCAAGCGCGGCCTCGACATCGTGCTCGTCTCCCTGAGCGCGCCGCTGTGGCTGCCCGTGTGCGTGCTGCTCGGCGGCCTGATCTGGCTCGAGGACCGGACCCGGCCCGTGTTCTTCCAGCAGCGCGTGGGCTTCCGCGACCAGCCCTTCACGGCGTGGAAGTTCCGCACCATGGTCCCGGACGCCGAGGCGGTGCTGCAGCAGAAACTATCCGCAGACCCCGAACTGCGCGCAGAATGGGAAGCCAACTACAAACTGCGGAACGACCCGCGCATCACCCGGATCGGTCGCCTGCTGCGCCGCACCAGCCTGGACGAGCTGCCGCAGCTGATCAATGTGCTGCGCGGCGACATGTCACTGGTCGGCCCGCGGCCCCTGCCCAAGTACCACCACGATCAGCTCACCACGCAGACCCAGCATCTGCGCACGCTGGTGCACCCGGGCATGACGGGCCTGTGGCAGGTGTCTGGCCGCTCCGAGGCCGGCAACCTGGGCATGGAACGCTGGGATCCGTACTACGTCCGGAACTGGTCGATCTGGCTCGACATCTACATCCTGATCCGCACCTTCAGCGTCGTCGTCAAGGGCTCCGGTGCATACTGATCCTGTGAATCAGGCGTCCGGGCCACGTAAGCTCTCGGTTCTGCAGATCATCACGCACCTGGAACTGGGCGGCGCCGAGGAAGTGGCCATCTCGCTGGCCGAGGCGCTGCACGAGGAGGTCGACTTCACCTTCTTCATCGTGCAGGGCGGAGACCGCAGCGAGATCGGGCGCGACTTCTACCTGCGGTTGCAGGCGCTGCGAATCCCCGTGTACCTCGGTACGGTCGTGCCCATGAAGATGGGCGGCGCCATGGTCTCCGGCTTCAAGCTCAACCGGTTGATCCGGCGGCTCCGCCCCGATATCGTCCACCTGCACACCGAGATTCCCGAAACGACCTTTGCCTGCGCGACCCTCTTCGGCCTGCCTGACCAGCTAGAAGTGGTGCGGACGATCCACAACACGTCCCTGTGGCCGGCATGGGCACAGATCGGAGCGTGGGCTGAGCGCCGTCTGGCCGGCGCGCGGGTGGCCGCGGTCTCCCGTGGCGGCCTGGACGGGCTCAAACGCTTTCAGGATGCCTATGGACTGCCGCGGACGGACGAGACCCGGGCGCAGATCATCTACGCCGGCGTGTCCAAGGACACCGGTCCTCGGCCGACACCTCCCGCCGCAAACGCGTCCGGGCCGGTGCGCGTGCTCTTCGCCGGGCGTCTGGAACTGCAGAAGGGCGTGGACCTGATGCCGGCCATCGTCGAGAGGGCCAGTCGGCTCACCGTCCGGCCCGTCGCCTTCCATATCGCGGGCAGCGGCACCTATGCGCCGCAGCTCCGCGAGTGGGCAGAGCGCCAGCACACGGGCTGGGACGTCACGGTCGGCCCGCCCATCCCGAACCTCGCCGGCTATCTCCACGAGGGTCGCCACGATCTGGTCTTCATGCCGTCCCGATTCGAGGGCCTGTCGCTGGTCGCCGTCGAGTCGCTGCTGGCTGGCGTTCCCCTGGTGACCACACGCATCGACGGGCTGAAGGAGATCTTTCAGAGTGACTACCCGCTGCTTGCCGAGCCAGAGGATGTCGACGGCCTGGCGGACGTGCTGGCGCAGGCCATCAATGATGGGGACGCTGCGCTCCACGCGGCTCAGGTCCACAGGGCGTCGGTCATGGACCGCTTCAGCCAGACGGGCATGGGCCGGCATTACCTGCAGCTGTACCGGCGTGCGGTGGTGAATCCCGCGACGTGAAGATCCTGCTCGTCCACAATTACTACCAGCAGCCCGGCGGGGAGGACGTGGTCTTCCGTGCAGAAGCCACCCTGCTGCGCGATGCCGGGCATGACGTCGAGGAATACACCGTCAGCAACATGGAGATCGGTCAGCAGGGCAAGGCGGGCGTGGCGGCCCGGACGGTCTGGAATGCCGCGGCGGCCCGCACGCTGAACCGCATGGTGCGTAGCGGGCAGCACGACATCGTCCACTTCCACAACACCTTCCCTCTGCTGTCACCGGCAGTGTATGGAGCGGCGCGAGCGGCCGGGGCCGCGACCGTACAGACCCTGCACAACTACAGGATCGTCTGCGCCAGTGCGCTGCTGTTCCGCGACGGCCACGTCTGCGAGTCGTGCCTCGGCCGGCTGCCTGTGCCGGCCGTCCGCCACCGGTGTTACCGGGATAGCGTGGGCGCCTCTGCCACGGTGGCGGCCATGCAGGTCGCTCACCGCGTCCTGGGAACGTATCGCCGGGACGTGGACGCCTACGTCGCCCTCACGGAGTTTGCCCGCGACAAGTTCATTCAGGGTGGTCTTCCTGCGACCCGCCTGCACGTGAAGCCGAACTTCATCGATCCGGACCCGGGCGCTGGTCCCGGCGGCGGTGGGTACGCGCTGTTCGTCGGCCGCCTGACCGAGGAAAAGGGCGTGCAGACCCTGCTCGACGCGTGGCGCCGCATCGGTACGGCCCTGCCCCTCAAGGTGCTGGGCAGCGGCCCGCTGGTCGGGGACGTCGAGCAGGCCGCCGGCAGTGTGCCGGGAGTGACCTATCTGGGTCAGCGCGGCCGGGAGGAGGTCATGGCGCTGGCCGCCCGGGCCGAGTGTCTGATCTTCCCGTCCAGATGGTACGAAGGGTTTCCGATGACCATCGTCGAGTCGCTGGCGGTCGGCCTGCCGGTCATCGCCAGCCGTATCGGCGCGATGGAGCAGCTCATTCAGGATGGCGTGAACGGCATGCACTTTGAGCCCGGGAACGCCGACGACCTGGTCCGGGCCGTACAGTCTTTCCTGGCCGGCGACCGACCCCGCATGAGGAACGCGGCGCGTGAGACCTTCGTGAAGCATTACACCAGTGCCGAGAACCTGCGCCAGCTCATGTATATTTACGGGCAAGCCAGGAAAGCAGGTGGCGCAACGGAGTGACGAGGTGCGCGGAACAGGTCATCAACCGAACCGGCACCCGTGCCGTTTCGCACGACGGGTGGAGCAATGAGGATTCTCGGCCATCGCACGCACCGGACGGTGCGTCTGTGGCGTTCCGTCGCTGCGGGTCTGACCGGGCTTGCCCTGACGTGCGCGCCCCGCACCGAGGCGGCCACACCCATCAAATACGCCGGCCCCATCGTTATTTTCAAAGGGGGCGTCTACCGCGGGAACTGGGAGAGCCAGAATGCGCGGGTGCCGGCGGTGACGATCACCACCGCGCAGCCCGTCACCATCGAGTACTCGAATATTCGCAGCCGCGGACCACTGATCTACAGCGCCTTTCACAAGGCGAACGTCACGGTGCGGAATACCAGGGGTGAAGCGCTCAACCCCAACCGGCCGCTCAAGGAATACCGCCTGCCTGGACGCTTCGTGCAGCTCGAGGAATTCGGGAGCGCCACCATAGAGAATAACGAGCTGATGGGCACGTCGGGAATCTACCTGCGAGATTACAAGGGTCTGCCCAAGTCGGGTCAGACCGTGAAGATCGTCCGCAACCGGGCCAGAAACATAGACGGCCGGTACAGCATCGGTGTCGGCAAGTATTCCGACACGCGGTACCACCTGGTGCAGTTCGTCCAGTTCAATCAGGTGCGCCGTATTCCAAACGTTGAGATCGCGTGGAACGAGGTGATCAACGAACCGGGCAAGAGCCGCGTCGAGGAGGTCATCAGCATGTACCTGTCCAGCGGCGTGCCGTCGAGTTCTATCAAGATTCACGACAACTACATCCAGGGGGCTTACAACGTCCAGCCCACCAAACTCGACTATGGTGGAGCCGGGATGAATCTGGGCGACGGCCTGGCGAAAAAGCCAGGAGACGCCGCCTCGTACATCCGGGCCTACAACAACCAGATCGTCGGAACGAACTCGGGTATTGCGCTTTCGGCCGGGCACGACATCCTGGCGTACAACAACCGGTTGATCTCAAGCGGGTACCTGCCGGACGGGCGGGCGATTCGAGGCCAGAATGTCGGTATTTACGTCTGGGACTTCTACAACAATAAGAAGTACAAGACGTTTTACAACGTGATTGCCCGCGATAACCTCGTCGGCTGGTCCAAGCCCCTGCAGCGGTTCGGAGGACAGAATCCCTTCTGGTTCCCGGACTGCGACCGAGACAGCCGGGGGAAATCCAAGTGCGTGAACAACCGAACCGTGCCGGGCACCATCACGCTGGGCATGGAGAAGGCGGAATACACGAGGTGGCAGACAAAACTGCGCGCGGCGGGCCTGCGCGTGGGCGTGCTGCCCAAGTAGGTCCGGGCGCGGACAGCGGTCCCAGAGACTATCTGTTAACGGTCACCGTGGTTGAGTGGCACTCAGAATGTCCAGGTCGCCGACGCCGAACCCCAGACCGCTGCGCGCCGTCTTTGTCGATGTGCCGCTCATGTACAGCAGCGGCGTCACGCAGGTGCTGTACAAGCTGGCCCGCTACAAGCAAGCCGACCTTCTCGAGATGTCAATCGCCAGCCTGGACACGCCACAGAAGGCCATGGTCGAGATCCTCAAAGGCGACGACGTCGAGGTG
This sequence is a window from Deinococcus metalli. Protein-coding genes within it:
- a CDS encoding exopolysaccharide biosynthesis polyprenyl glycosylphosphotransferase — its product is MLAPLDSGWLTLIVVVWLLGASVLHLLPDWGMSPPTQLERLSKLMGVVFVTTAAAMYISHDTPMTFHLLLLASLPLALVLIVLTRSMLKSALIRWNVWGVPVVVYGGAVTGSMVIDALRANPGYGYRPVAIFDDNAALEGTAIHSVPVVGGTGSTLDVPVAILAMPGMQRQRLVEMLEGPLATYPKVILIPDLFEVESMWAQTRDFGGVMGLEIARNLLNGSAQMVKRGLDIVLVSLSAPLWLPVCVLLGGLIWLEDRTRPVFFQQRVGFRDQPFTAWKFRTMVPDAEAVLQQKLSADPELRAEWEANYKLRNDPRITRIGRLLRRTSLDELPQLINVLRGDMSLVGPRPLPKYHHDQLTTQTQHLRTLVHPGMTGLWQVSGRSEAGNLGMERWDPYYVRNWSIWLDIYILIRTFSVVVKGSGAY
- a CDS encoding glycosyltransferase family 4 protein, coding for MNQASGPRKLSVLQIITHLELGGAEEVAISLAEALHEEVDFTFFIVQGGDRSEIGRDFYLRLQALRIPVYLGTVVPMKMGGAMVSGFKLNRLIRRLRPDIVHLHTEIPETTFACATLFGLPDQLEVVRTIHNTSLWPAWAQIGAWAERRLAGARVAAVSRGGLDGLKRFQDAYGLPRTDETRAQIIYAGVSKDTGPRPTPPAANASGPVRVLFAGRLELQKGVDLMPAIVERASRLTVRPVAFHIAGSGTYAPQLREWAERQHTGWDVTVGPPIPNLAGYLHEGRHDLVFMPSRFEGLSLVAVESLLAGVPLVTTRIDGLKEIFQSDYPLLAEPEDVDGLADVLAQAINDGDAALHAAQVHRASVMDRFSQTGMGRHYLQLYRRAVVNPAT
- a CDS encoding glycosyltransferase family 4 protein codes for the protein MKILLVHNYYQQPGGEDVVFRAEATLLRDAGHDVEEYTVSNMEIGQQGKAGVAARTVWNAAAARTLNRMVRSGQHDIVHFHNTFPLLSPAVYGAARAAGAATVQTLHNYRIVCASALLFRDGHVCESCLGRLPVPAVRHRCYRDSVGASATVAAMQVAHRVLGTYRRDVDAYVALTEFARDKFIQGGLPATRLHVKPNFIDPDPGAGPGGGGYALFVGRLTEEKGVQTLLDAWRRIGTALPLKVLGSGPLVGDVEQAAGSVPGVTYLGQRGREEVMALAARAECLIFPSRWYEGFPMTIVESLAVGLPVIASRIGAMEQLIQDGVNGMHFEPGNADDLVRAVQSFLAGDRPRMRNAARETFVKHYTSAENLRQLMYIYGQARKAGGATE